In one window of Duganella dendranthematis DNA:
- a CDS encoding YceI family protein, whose protein sequence is MNTIKKIALVSMLGIAFAASAAALKTDPAKSTVTATFKQMNVPVDAKFKKFTANIDYDAAKPDAAKATVEVETGSMDLGDPEYNKEVTKKEWFNAAQFPKATFVSSSIKSAGAGKLTVTGKLTIKGKATDVSFPLTVKADGKNQVFDGVLPIKRLTYNIGEGEWKDTSMVADDVAIKFHVVAAQ, encoded by the coding sequence ATGAACACCATTAAAAAAATCGCCCTCGTATCCATGCTGGGTATCGCCTTTGCCGCCAGCGCCGCCGCCCTCAAAACCGATCCGGCCAAGAGCACTGTTACCGCCACCTTCAAGCAAATGAACGTGCCGGTCGATGCCAAGTTCAAGAAATTCACCGCCAACATCGACTACGACGCCGCCAAGCCGGACGCCGCCAAAGCCACCGTGGAAGTCGAAACCGGCAGCATGGACCTGGGCGATCCGGAGTACAACAAGGAAGTGACCAAGAAAGAATGGTTCAACGCCGCCCAGTTCCCGAAAGCGACCTTCGTGTCGTCGTCGATCAAGAGCGCCGGCGCCGGCAAGCTGACCGTGACCGGCAAGCTGACCATCAAGGGCAAGGCCACCGACGTCAGCTTCCCGCTGACCGTCAAGGCCGACGGCAAGAACCAGGTGTTTGACGGCGTGCTGCCGATCAAACGCCTGACCTACAACATCGGCGAAGGCGAATGGAAAGACACCAGCATGGTGGCCGATGATGTCGCCATCAAGTTCCACGTCGTCGCAGCACAATAA
- a CDS encoding M14 family zinc carboxypeptidase, which translates to MHADMPTPYEKGNQNQTTTWSECIAFYEELAQRFPQVLRFEQIGLSDGGVPLHAGVVSADGVHDRSQIKAEGRPVFFNNNGIHPGEPEGVDACMAIVRDLCFDPAKLAALGKTVLLFVPLYNVDGALNRANTSRVNQDGPELFGFRGNSRHLDLNRDFIKCDTYNAQLFNQLLTSWDPDVMVDTHTSNGADYPYTMTLIHTQADKLGYGLGPFLRETMLPHIYKEMDAKGWPTCPYVNPVKDTPDDGLAEFLEVPRFSTGFAALHHVIGFMPETHMLKPFKDRYDSMRALLDVTMAFTVSHGEQIQQLRADAKEQAANAQEWTVNWKMDETNPSTFRFKGYEAQRSASLLGNYQRLSYDRSKPWEKDIAYYNSFVPAVTVPAPKGYIVPQAWREVIERLQWNGVEMARFDEAQTVEAQYYHIASVTSRTNAYEGHMYHDDVQLEARTASFTVQPGDWFIPLKQGNARYAVETLEPQGHDSFFRWGFFNSVLEKKEAYSDYVFEDLALEMLETEPELKAKFEAWKAANPALLSDQDAVLGFIFANGKRHAEPEWRRYPVLSVF; encoded by the coding sequence ATGCACGCTGACATGCCGACGCCTTATGAAAAAGGCAACCAAAATCAAACCACGACGTGGAGCGAATGCATCGCTTTCTACGAAGAGCTAGCCCAGCGCTTCCCGCAGGTGCTGCGCTTTGAGCAGATCGGCCTGTCCGACGGCGGCGTTCCGCTGCACGCCGGCGTGGTCAGCGCCGATGGCGTGCATGACCGCAGCCAGATCAAGGCCGAAGGCCGTCCGGTGTTCTTCAACAACAACGGCATCCACCCCGGCGAACCCGAAGGCGTGGATGCCTGCATGGCCATCGTGCGCGACCTGTGCTTCGATCCGGCCAAGCTGGCCGCACTGGGCAAGACCGTGCTGCTGTTCGTCCCGCTGTACAACGTCGACGGCGCGCTGAACCGCGCCAACACCTCGCGCGTCAACCAGGACGGCCCGGAGCTGTTCGGCTTCCGCGGCAACAGCCGCCACCTCGACCTGAACCGCGACTTCATCAAATGCGACACATATAACGCCCAACTGTTCAACCAGCTGCTGACCAGTTGGGACCCGGACGTGATGGTGGACACCCACACCTCCAACGGCGCCGACTATCCATACACCATGACGCTGATCCACACGCAAGCGGACAAGCTGGGTTACGGCCTCGGCCCCTTCCTGCGCGAGACCATGCTGCCGCACATCTACAAAGAGATGGACGCCAAAGGCTGGCCGACCTGCCCATACGTCAATCCGGTCAAGGACACGCCGGACGACGGCCTGGCCGAATTCCTCGAAGTGCCGCGCTTCTCGACCGGCTTCGCCGCCCTGCACCACGTGATCGGCTTCATGCCGGAGACGCACATGCTCAAGCCCTTCAAGGACCGCTACGATTCGATGCGCGCCCTGCTGGACGTGACCATGGCCTTCACCGTGTCGCATGGCGAGCAAATCCAGCAACTGCGCGCCGACGCCAAAGAGCAGGCGGCCAACGCGCAAGAGTGGACCGTCAACTGGAAGATGGACGAAACCAATCCATCCACCTTCCGCTTCAAAGGCTACGAAGCGCAACGCAGCGCCAGCCTGCTGGGTAACTACCAGCGCCTGTCGTACGACCGCAGCAAGCCGTGGGAAAAGGACATCGCCTACTACAACAGCTTTGTTCCGGCCGTGACGGTACCAGCGCCAAAAGGCTACATCGTGCCGCAAGCCTGGCGCGAAGTGATCGAACGCCTGCAATGGAACGGCGTGGAGATGGCGCGCTTCGACGAAGCACAGACGGTGGAAGCGCAGTACTATCACATCGCCTCCGTGACCTCGCGCACCAACGCCTACGAAGGCCATATGTACCATGACGATGTGCAGCTGGAAGCGCGCACCGCCAGCTTCACCGTGCAGCCGGGCGACTGGTTCATCCCGCTCAAGCAGGGCAACGCCCGCTACGCCGTCGAGACGCTGGAACCGCAAGGCCACGACTCCTTCTTCCGCTGGGGCTTCTTCAACAGCGTGCTGGAAAAGAAAGAAGCTTACTCGGACTACGTGTTCGAAGACCTGGCACTGGAAATGCTGGAAACCGAACCGGAACTGAAAGCCAAATTTGAAGCGTGGAAGGCGGCCAATCCGGCGCTGCTGTCGGATCAGGATGCGGTGCTGGGCTTCATCTTCGCCAACGGCAAGCGCCATGCGGAGCCGGAGTGGCGCCGCTACCCGGTGCTGTCCGTCTTCTAG
- a CDS encoding glutathione S-transferase N-terminal domain-containing protein produces MKLIGSLASPYVRKVRVVLAEKKLDCQFELENVWAADTIINQFNPLGKVPSLIMEDGTVMIDSRVMVEYLDTLTPVCKLLPPNGRDRADVKCWEALADGMLDAAVSVRLERTMRPPEQQSEEWMARQMRKVELGLKTLSDKLGEQAYCNGIHYSLADVAVGCTLGWLSFRFPDIAWRDDYANLAKLYDKLSERQSFKDTVPQ; encoded by the coding sequence ATGAAACTCATCGGTTCCCTCGCCAGCCCTTATGTCCGCAAGGTTCGTGTCGTGCTCGCGGAAAAAAAGCTCGATTGCCAGTTCGAACTGGAGAATGTGTGGGCGGCCGACACCATCATCAACCAGTTTAATCCGCTGGGCAAAGTGCCGAGCCTGATCATGGAAGACGGCACGGTGATGATCGATTCGCGCGTGATGGTCGAGTATCTCGATACGCTGACGCCGGTCTGCAAGCTGCTGCCGCCGAACGGCCGCGACCGCGCCGACGTCAAGTGCTGGGAAGCGCTGGCCGATGGCATGCTGGACGCCGCCGTCAGCGTGCGCCTGGAGCGCACCATGCGGCCGCCGGAGCAGCAGAGCGAAGAGTGGATGGCGCGCCAGATGCGCAAGGTCGAACTGGGCCTGAAGACGCTGTCCGACAAGCTGGGCGAGCAGGCTTACTGCAACGGCATCCATTATTCGCTGGCCGACGTGGCGGTCGGCTGCACCTTGGGCTGGCTGTCGTTCCGCTTCCCGGACATCGCCTGGCGCGACGATTACGCCAACCTGGCCAAGCTGTATGACAAGCTGTCCGAACGCCAGTCGTTCAAGGACACTGTCCCTCAATAA
- a CDS encoding cytochrome b — MPRYTKTAMLLHWLVALLIIATFFLGLSMVAIHGFSPTKLKYFSWHKWMGVTVFALAVLRVLWRVTHKPPAKLASIPDWQHMIAEGMHYLLYFLIFAVPLSGYFYTYAAGVPVVYLGLWQMPAVMAANPELKPVLQNVHYILTMTMAAAVVAHALAALKHHFIDRDVTLKRMLPL; from the coding sequence ATGCCACGCTATACCAAAACCGCAATGTTGCTGCACTGGCTGGTCGCCTTGCTCATCATCGCTACCTTCTTCCTCGGCCTGTCCATGGTCGCGATCCACGGCTTTTCGCCGACCAAGCTCAAATACTTCTCCTGGCACAAATGGATGGGTGTGACGGTGTTTGCGCTGGCGGTGCTGCGCGTGCTGTGGCGCGTCACGCACAAGCCGCCAGCCAAGCTGGCGTCGATTCCGGACTGGCAGCACATGATCGCCGAAGGCATGCATTACCTGCTGTACTTCCTGATCTTCGCGGTGCCGCTGTCGGGCTACTTCTACACCTATGCGGCCGGCGTGCCGGTGGTGTACCTGGGCCTGTGGCAGATGCCGGCCGTGATGGCAGCCAATCCCGAACTTAAGCCAGTCTTACAAAATGTCCATTATATTTTGACCATGACCATGGCGGCCGCGGTGGTCGCTCATGCCCTGGCCGCACTGAAGCATCACTTCATCGACCGCGACGTGACGCTAAAACGCATGTTGCCGCTGTAA
- a CDS encoding S46 family peptidase: MKKTLIALAILSTSAYADEGMWMPQQLPQVAKELKAAGLKLDPATLTKLTEFPMGAIVSLGGCSASFVSPQGLVATNHHCVYGSVAHNSTPERNLLANGFLAHNLGEELPASPGSRIWVTKAVTDVSKQVVTPEVAKLSGKARVDAIEKNQKSIQAECEKDAGHRCTVSSYYGGLEYYLIKQLEIRDVRLVHAPPEGVGKFGGDTDNWMWPRHTGDYGFYRAYVSKDGKAADYSKDNVPYVPQHYLKLAKEGVKEGDFIMVLGYPGRTNRHRLPSEVGFTFDWNYPAFVKQSAESLAIIADTTKDNKDTALKYASQVAGINNYYKNRQGMLDSYAGSDMLQRKTAEHEALKQWINADAKRKAEYASDIELVEKLIAQRDAEIKRDYYFGSSKPRLLNTARMLYRLANENTKPDADRKAGYQVRDVPRLKSSVDALVRNYDEKVDKALVLNSLIKYAAQPAAERNAAFDSVVGIKDGMSKADLQAALDKLYAGSKLGDLAERKAWLDRKPADFKASDDAFIKAAVALYEPDLKDEAQEEELGGKLQQAYANYMKAKIAYMHSKGQAVYPDANSTLRVTFGKIAGRDPGADGTTWKAFTTVEGVAAKATGQGEFNAPAAQLKAIKAKEYGKYMDPKLKSVPVAYLATLDITGGNSGSAALNAKGEWIGLAFDGTLDSIISDWDFNKKMTRDIQVDLRYILWNMKYVDHADNLLKEMNAE, encoded by the coding sequence ATGAAAAAAACTTTGATCGCGCTCGCCATCCTGAGCACCTCCGCCTATGCGGACGAAGGCATGTGGATGCCACAACAGCTGCCACAAGTAGCCAAGGAACTGAAAGCCGCCGGCCTCAAGCTGGATCCCGCCACCCTCACCAAGCTGACCGAGTTCCCGATGGGCGCCATCGTCAGCCTGGGCGGCTGCTCGGCATCCTTCGTATCGCCGCAAGGCCTGGTCGCCACCAACCACCACTGCGTGTACGGCAGCGTCGCCCATAATTCGACGCCGGAACGCAATCTGCTGGCCAACGGTTTCCTGGCCCACAACCTGGGCGAAGAACTGCCGGCCTCGCCGGGCAGCCGCATCTGGGTAACCAAGGCCGTGACCGACGTCAGCAAGCAAGTGGTGACGCCGGAAGTGGCCAAGCTGAGCGGCAAGGCGCGCGTCGACGCGATCGAGAAGAACCAGAAATCCATCCAGGCCGAGTGCGAAAAAGACGCCGGCCACCGCTGCACCGTATCGTCCTACTACGGCGGCCTGGAGTACTACCTGATCAAGCAACTGGAAATCCGCGACGTCCGCCTGGTGCACGCACCACCGGAAGGCGTGGGCAAGTTTGGCGGCGACACCGACAACTGGATGTGGCCGCGCCACACCGGCGACTACGGCTTCTATCGCGCCTACGTCAGCAAGGACGGCAAGGCCGCCGACTACAGCAAGGACAACGTCCCTTACGTGCCGCAGCACTACCTGAAGCTGGCCAAGGAAGGCGTCAAGGAAGGCGACTTCATCATGGTGCTGGGCTACCCGGGCCGCACCAACCGTCACCGCCTGCCGTCGGAAGTCGGTTTCACCTTCGACTGGAACTATCCGGCGTTTGTGAAGCAATCGGCCGAGAGCCTGGCCATCATTGCCGACACCACCAAGGACAACAAGGACACCGCGCTGAAGTATGCGTCGCAAGTGGCCGGCATCAACAACTACTACAAGAACCGCCAGGGCATGCTGGATTCCTACGCCGGCAGCGATATGCTGCAGCGTAAGACCGCCGAGCACGAAGCGCTGAAGCAGTGGATCAACGCCGACGCCAAGCGCAAGGCCGAGTACGCCAGCGACATCGAGCTGGTGGAAAAACTGATCGCCCAGCGCGATGCAGAAATCAAGCGTGACTACTACTTCGGTTCGTCGAAACCGCGCCTGCTGAACACCGCGCGCATGTTGTACCGCCTGGCCAACGAAAACACCAAGCCGGACGCCGACCGCAAAGCCGGCTACCAGGTACGCGACGTGCCGCGCCTGAAATCGTCGGTGGACGCGCTGGTGCGCAACTACGACGAAAAGGTCGACAAGGCGCTGGTGCTGAACAGCCTGATCAAGTACGCCGCGCAGCCGGCAGCCGAACGCAACGCCGCGTTTGACTCGGTGGTCGGCATCAAGGACGGCATGAGCAAAGCCGACCTGCAAGCCGCGCTGGACAAGCTGTACGCCGGCAGCAAGCTGGGCGACCTGGCCGAGCGTAAAGCCTGGCTGGACCGCAAGCCGGCCGACTTCAAGGCCAGCGACGACGCCTTCATCAAGGCCGCCGTGGCGCTGTACGAACCGGACCTGAAAGACGAAGCGCAAGAGGAAGAGCTGGGCGGCAAGCTGCAACAAGCCTACGCCAACTACATGAAGGCCAAGATCGCCTACATGCACAGCAAGGGCCAGGCGGTTTATCCTGACGCCAACAGCACCCTGCGCGTCACCTTCGGCAAAATCGCCGGCCGCGATCCGGGCGCCGACGGCACCACCTGGAAGGCCTTCACCACGGTCGAAGGCGTGGCCGCCAAGGCCACCGGCCAGGGCGAGTTCAACGCACCAGCCGCGCAGTTGAAAGCCATCAAGGCCAAGGAATACGGCAAGTACATGGATCCGAAGCTGAAATCGGTGCCGGTGGCTTACCTGGCCACGCTGGACATCACGGGCGGCAACTCCGGTTCGGCCGCGCTGAACGCCAAGGGCGAGTGGATCGGCCTGGCGTTTGACGGCACGCTGGATTCCATCATCTCCGACTGGGACTTCAACAAGAAGATGACCCGCGACATCCAGGTCGACCTGCGCTACATCCTGTGGAACATGAAATACGTGGACCACGCCGACAACCTGCTGAAAGAAATGAACGCCGAATAA
- the purB gene encoding adenylosuccinate lyase: MTTTPYSTLSALSPLDGRYAGKTDLLRPILSESGFMHHRVKVEISWLQALSLAGFDEIKPFSAAGTALLDKIAAEFTENDAARIKEIEAVTNHDVKAVEYWLKEQVKDVPELVAASEFIHFACTSEDINNTSHGMMLKAARDTVMLPSLRKVIARLTEIAHANAELPMLSRTHGQTASPTTLGKEMANVVARLQRAIVRIEQVEILGKMNGAVGNYNAHLSAYPSFDWPAFSKAVIEQRLGLVFNPYTIQIEPHDYMAELFDAFARANTILLDLNRDIWSYVSLGYFKQKLKAGEIGSSTMPHKVNPIDFENSEGNLGLANAVLKHLSEKLPVSRLQRDLTDSTVLRNIGVGFGYTLLAYDSCLRGLNKLEVNPARLEADLDANWEVLAEPVQTVMRRYGIGNPYEQLKELTRGKGISKVALQEFINGLAVPQEAKDLMLAMTPANYIGIAAALAKAI, translated from the coding sequence ATGACCACTACTCCTTACTCCACGCTGTCGGCGCTGTCGCCGCTGGACGGCCGCTACGCCGGTAAAACCGATCTGCTGCGCCCGATCCTGTCCGAATCCGGCTTCATGCACCACCGCGTCAAAGTAGAAATCTCCTGGCTGCAAGCGCTGTCGCTGGCCGGCTTCGACGAAATCAAGCCGTTCTCGGCCGCAGGCACCGCGCTGCTGGACAAGATCGCCGCCGAGTTCACCGAAAACGACGCTGCCCGCATCAAGGAAATCGAAGCCGTCACCAACCACGACGTCAAGGCGGTAGAGTACTGGCTGAAGGAGCAAGTCAAGGATGTGCCGGAACTGGTGGCCGCGTCGGAGTTCATCCACTTCGCCTGCACCTCGGAAGACATCAACAACACCTCGCACGGCATGATGCTGAAGGCCGCGCGCGACACCGTCATGCTGCCGTCGCTACGCAAAGTGATCGCCCGCCTGACCGAGATCGCCCACGCCAACGCGGAGCTGCCGATGCTGTCGCGCACCCACGGCCAGACCGCCAGCCCGACCACCCTGGGCAAGGAAATGGCCAACGTTGTGGCCCGCCTGCAGCGCGCCATCGTGCGCATCGAGCAAGTCGAGATCCTCGGCAAGATGAACGGCGCGGTCGGCAACTACAACGCCCACCTGTCGGCCTATCCATCGTTCGACTGGCCGGCGTTCTCCAAGGCCGTGATCGAGCAGCGCCTGGGCCTGGTGTTCAATCCATACACCATCCAGATCGAACCGCACGATTACATGGCCGAACTGTTCGACGCCTTCGCGCGCGCCAACACCATCCTGCTGGACCTGAACCGCGACATCTGGAGCTACGTCTCGCTGGGCTACTTCAAGCAGAAGCTGAAGGCCGGCGAGATCGGTTCGTCGACCATGCCGCACAAGGTCAACCCGATCGACTTCGAAAACTCGGAAGGCAACCTGGGCCTGGCCAACGCCGTGCTGAAGCACCTGTCGGAAAAACTGCCGGTATCGCGCCTGCAACGCGACCTGACCGACTCGACCGTGCTGCGCAACATCGGCGTCGGCTTCGGCTACACGCTGCTGGCCTACGACAGCTGCCTGCGCGGCCTGAACAAGCTGGAAGTCAATCCGGCCCGCCTGGAAGCCGACCTGGACGCCAACTGGGAAGTGCTGGCCGAGCCGGTGCAGACCGTGATGCGCCGCTACGGCATCGGAAACCCGTACGAGCAGCTGAAAGAGCTGACCCGCGGCAAAGGCATTTCGAAAGTGGCGCTGCAGGAGTTCATCAACGGCCTGGCCGTGCCGCAGGAAGCCAAGGACCTGATGCTGGCCATGACCCCGGCCAACTACATCGGCATCGCCGCAGCTCTGGCCAAAGCCATCTGA
- a CDS encoding YceI family protein: MKAQILIATLLAASATSAIAATYNIDPTHTYPSFEADHMGLSVWRGKFDKTSGTVTMDRAAKTGGLDIKIDPASIDFGLEAMNKHARGEDMFNVTKFPTITYTSKSFKFDGDQLVAVDGELTMLGVTKPVTLKVNKFKCIMHPRYKKEACGADASAEFKRSDFGLNYGLPNFSPEVKLAIQIEAIKAD, from the coding sequence ATGAAAGCACAGATCCTGATCGCCACGCTGCTGGCCGCCTCGGCCACATCGGCCATCGCCGCCACCTATAACATCGACCCGACGCACACGTACCCGAGCTTCGAGGCCGATCACATGGGCCTGTCGGTATGGCGCGGCAAGTTCGACAAAACCAGCGGCACGGTGACCATGGATCGCGCGGCCAAAACCGGCGGTCTCGACATCAAGATCGACCCGGCCTCGATCGACTTCGGCCTGGAAGCGATGAACAAGCACGCCCGTGGCGAGGACATGTTCAACGTGACCAAGTTCCCGACCATCACCTACACCAGCAAGTCGTTCAAGTTTGACGGCGACCAGCTGGTGGCGGTGGACGGCGAACTGACCATGCTGGGCGTGACCAAGCCGGTGACGCTGAAGGTCAACAAGTTCAAGTGCATCATGCACCCGCGCTACAAGAAGGAAGCGTGCGGCGCCGACGCCAGCGCCGAGTTCAAGCGCAGCGACTTCGGTCTCAACTACGGTCTCCCCAACTTCTCGCCGGAAGTGAAGCTGGCGATCCAGATCGAAGCCATCAAGGCTGACTAA
- the bfr gene encoding bacterioferritin — MKGDQEVIRLLNAQLTNELTAINQYFLHAKMYKHWGLEKIGKKEYEESIGEMKHADKLIDRILMLDGLPNLQAMHKVMVGENTEEMLNCDLKLEKGAQITVKEGIAAAEKAADYVSRDLLLMILEDTEEHIDWLETQLDLIGKVGIQNYLQSQMSVDD; from the coding sequence ATGAAGGGCGACCAAGAAGTCATCCGCTTGCTCAACGCACAGCTGACCAACGAACTCACCGCGATCAACCAGTACTTCCTGCACGCCAAGATGTACAAGCACTGGGGCCTGGAAAAGATTGGCAAGAAAGAGTACGAAGAATCGATCGGCGAGATGAAGCATGCCGATAAACTGATCGACCGCATCCTGATGCTGGATGGCCTGCCGAACCTGCAAGCCATGCACAAAGTCATGGTCGGCGAGAACACCGAAGAGATGCTGAACTGCGACCTGAAGCTGGAAAAAGGCGCACAGATCACCGTCAAGGAAGGCATCGCCGCAGCCGAGAAAGCCGCCGACTACGTGTCGCGCGACCTGCTGCTGATGATCCTGGAAGACACCGAAGAACACATCGACTGGCTGGAAACCCAGCTGGACCTGATCGGCAAAGTGGGCATCCAGAACTACCTGCAAAGCCAGATGAGCGTCGACGACTGA
- a CDS encoding NADPH-dependent FMN reductase: MSAKKIAVIIGSLRKDSLNRKFAHAVMELAPASLALDIVEIGELPIYNEDLDAKDATPPQAWTQFRDRLKEYEGVLFFTPEYNRSTTAALKNALDVGSRPYGSSVWSGKPAGIVSVSPGATGGFGANHHLRQSLVFLDMPTLLQPEAYIGGAAKLLGDDGKLNNDSTKEFLKKFIDTYAAWVETNGKKK; this comes from the coding sequence ATGTCCGCGAAGAAAATCGCCGTAATCATCGGCAGCCTGCGCAAGGATTCGCTCAACCGTAAATTCGCCCACGCCGTGATGGAACTGGCGCCAGCCTCGCTGGCCTTGGACATCGTCGAGATCGGCGAGTTGCCGATCTATAACGAGGATCTGGACGCCAAGGACGCGACGCCGCCGCAGGCATGGACGCAGTTCCGCGACCGCCTCAAGGAATATGAAGGCGTGCTGTTCTTCACGCCGGAATACAACCGCTCAACCACCGCCGCGCTGAAGAATGCGCTCGACGTCGGTTCGCGCCCTTACGGCAGCAGCGTGTGGAGTGGCAAACCGGCCGGCATCGTCAGCGTGTCGCCGGGCGCCACCGGCGGCTTCGGCGCCAACCACCATCTGCGCCAGTCGCTGGTGTTCCTCGACATGCCGACGCTGCTGCAGCCGGAAGCCTACATCGGCGGCGCCGCCAAGCTGCTGGGCGACGACGGTAAGCTCAACAACGACAGCACCAAGGAATTCCTGAAGAAGTTCATCGACACCTACGCCGCCTGGGTCGAAACCAACGGCAAGAAGAAGTAA
- a CDS encoding toxin — MHAVFWELPSFARYREKYLDDDEYRVLQIEMMSNPTIGAVIRGSGGLRKLRHINPAKSRGKRGGIRVIYFWRLSAHEFWLFSIYGKDEAMNLSPEQLKILRNRLKYELQERGQKDEET; from the coding sequence ATGCACGCAGTGTTCTGGGAGCTACCATCCTTTGCCCGCTATCGGGAAAAGTATCTCGACGACGATGAGTATCGCGTATTGCAGATCGAAATGATGAGTAACCCGACGATTGGCGCGGTCATCCGTGGCAGCGGTGGGCTAAGGAAATTACGCCACATCAATCCGGCCAAGAGCAGAGGAAAACGTGGCGGCATCCGTGTCATCTATTTTTGGCGCCTGTCTGCACATGAGTTCTGGTTGTTTTCTATCTATGGAAAAGACGAGGCAATGAACCTTTCTCCTGAACAGCTAAAGATACTGCGAAACCGCCTCAAATATGAACTCCAGGAACGGGGGCAAAAAGATGAAGAAACGTGA